Sequence from the Candidatus Marsarchaeota archaeon genome:
CTATGTACAGCTTTACCCCAGAATCAGATTTGCCATATTTATATAGTGCATGGCTTGCGCGATGTCCTAAAGGTATATGCCTATGCGAACATATTTATACTTTACTAAAAATCTTGTATAAAAGTATTTATTATTGTATTTTTAGTAAAATTTAAATACTTTTATATGCATAATAATAGTGCCAAGGCAACTTGGCAACCCCAGAGGACGCGCCTGCACTATGTGCAGGCGTTGTCTAATTAGTCTACTGCCCTTTCCTGCATTTCAATTGTGCTTTCATCTGCATTTATCTCTACTTTTATGCCAAGCGGTATGGTTGTTATATACTTTCCATGGCAGCAAGCGTATTCTATAAATGACGGCTTTTTAGGTATCTTGCTGTTTAATGTATCCTGTATTGTGCTGTGCATGTTCGCGTTTATGTAGTCTTCTATAAATAGGTTCTTGAATAAGTACGAAGTTGGCCCTGACGTTTGTACTATCTGCTGCACTGCATTGTTTGGGAATTCCCCAAAAACAAAGCCGTTGGCTTTTTGCAATATTCCTTTCAGCACAAGGGACGAGAGTATATTGTCCAGCATCCATGGCTCCATATTGACGTCTTCAAAAAACAATATTTTGTTTTCAGTACTTGGTATGTAATCGGTCCCTACAAGCAGGGAAAACATCGTAAGATTGCCGCCCATGAGCCTGCCTGAGGCGGTGCCTGGAGTTATGACTTTGCTCCAGCCGCTTTCAATTGGGTTTTTGAGCGAGAGCGTCTTGCCTTCGCTAACCATGCCCATAAGTGTTGACCAGTTGTGCCGCTTTGCGACCTCGTCTTCCTCAGCCAGATCAAATAGCATTGGCCCTTGGAATGTTGGCAGATGCGCCTTCTTCATAAATGCAAGCTGAAGCAGGGTTATGTCGCTATACCCTATGAAGACTTTTGGGTGGTCCATTATGACATCGTAATCTATCGCATTTAGTATGTCTATTGCGCCTGCGCCGCCCTGCAGCACCATTATTCCGTCAACCTTGTCGCTTTTGAATGCGTTTTCTATTTCAGTGGTTCTTGTATTGTCTCCTGCAGTAAGGTACCTTGTCGGAGACTCTCTTATTATGCTGTATGACAGGCTTACCCTGAAGCCATTCTGCTCTATAAATTTTATGGCGTTGGGCAATCCGGTTGTGGATGTTGCTGCGCTTGAAGGTGCAATTATCTTTATTGTGCCACCGCGTCTAAGCCTCGGGGGTTTGAGTATATCTTCATGCATAATTAATATTAAATCCGAAAGGATTTATAGCTTGGTTTTATACAAACCGTTTTGCCTCTTAAAATCGAATGCCGCCAAAAATGCCGCAGCAACTTTTTAATCTGGCCTGGGTAGTACGATGATATTGTGGTCTTGCAGTGCAAGCGATTCGCATTTATGCAAAATCCCATTTGACTTCGCCGTTGCTATGATAACGGTTTTGCTGTCGTGCTGAATTTGGCCCAGGTCTTCTGCGGATTCAAGCGCCTTTAGCCTTTTTACCCCAAGCCAATCAGACAGAATGCGTGCCCATAAAAGCGAATCGGTGGTATAAGCAATTGTGCCTTGTGCTTGCTCCCCGAACCTATTGGCGTCCATAGCAGCGGCTTTGTGCATTTTCCAAAAGCCTGAATTTTTGGTTGTGCTGTCGAAATGCTCCTTTATTATATCAGTGAGCACAGGGTTGCTGTTTTTGAATGTCGCTTTTGCCTCATTTTCCTCATAATCAAATACCACCCATGCCTCTTTTGGCAATTCCTCCAAGAACACATCTGGCTCAAATGATGAATGCACTTTTTTTATCAATGCGCACGTGACTACTTTCGCGCCTTTTGCATGCTTTTTTACCTCTTCTGCCACTTTAGACATGGTTTTGCCGCTGTCAACAAGTTCATCCACTATGAGGATGTAGGAGCTTTGTTTCGGCAACTTTTTCGGGACGCCGTATAATTCCACATTTGCCTTTGCGTTTCCGCTGTCATCGTAATAGCTAGCCCTTATTCCGAGCATCTTGGCCGACTTTAATTTTCTACCCAGCAATTCGGTAATCGCCATCCCACCACGCTCTATGTATATTATGGTTGACGGGCTGCCATATTTTTCTATTATTGTGTCGGCAAGCCTAGCTGCTGACTGTTCCAGTTTTTCATACGTATAAAATTCGATTTTATTCTTGCTTTTTATGAAGCTGAAAAATTCAAGCCATTCCTTTGCGCTTATTAGTGGCTCGCTGAGAACTCCCTTATTCATCATGCTCTTTGATATCCTTGCTGATTGGGGCATTTCAAGCGATGACAGTTCCAAGATCGAATCGTCCATGAATAGCTTTTCAGGTGTACCGTCGAATATTATCCTGCCTTTGCGCATCACCATTACGTGCCTGCAGTATTCCGCAACTATGCGCATGTCGTGCGTGATGAGTATTATTGTTGTGCCGGATGCATTCAATTCTGCTAGTATGTCCATGATTTCCTTGGACATTTTGTAGTCTTGCCCGGTTGTTGGCTCATCTACTATGAGTATGTCTGGGTGCATGGCTATGCTGCTGGCTACAGCAAGCCTCCGCTTTTGACCTCTCCCCAAAAACAATGGATCCTCATCTATTTTGTCGTACAGGCCTACCCTTTTTAATACTTCTTCCGTCCTGCGCTCTGCCTCTGGACCCGTCACGCCTATGTTCTTAAGCCCGTACAGTATTTCTTCCCTGACGCTGCGCGTGAATATCTGGTGGTCTGGATTCTGGAATACATACCCCACATGGTTGGGCATGCTGCGCCTTGCCTTGTTGCTGTGCACGCTTATTCCTGCAACATCAAGCGTTCCAGAACTGTGCTTCAGTATTCCTGCAATTATTTTTGATATTGTTGATTTTCCCGAACCATTCTGCCCGATTAGTGCAACCATTTCGCCTGCATTTATTTCCATGTTGAGATTTGAAATGGCAACGGTGCCGTCTTCATATGCGAACCCGAGATTTGCGGCTTTTATAATTGGCTTCTCCTGCTTCGGCATCTTCCTATCCACATGAAATCCTGCACTACTCGTTCCAAAAGCGTATTTTGGTTTTTCATTAATTGAAAAATACTCTGACAGCTCCGAAACTTCTGGGGTATAAATGTTATACGAAGCCGTCAGCTGCTTGTTCGAATATATATTTTCCGGAATATCCACTGCGACTATCTCGCCGTTTGACATTATGGCCATCCTGTCGGCGAACTTCAACATCACTTCCGGATTATGCTCGACAAGTATTACGGTTATATCGAGCCTTTTCTTAAGCGAAGCGATGGTATTTATTACTTCGAGTTTGCCTGCCGGATCTAGGTCTGATGTTGGCTCGTCCAGTATTAACAGCTTTGGCTGCATGGCCAGGAAGCTTGCTATAATCAGCCTCTGCTTCTGTCCGCCGGACAGCTCTGAGGGATGGACGCTTGCCGCATTCGGATACAGTTCCGAAAGCCCTACAAGCGAAAGCGCCTCTTTCATCCTGTCTTTTATCTCGTTTTCTTCAAGGCCCATGAATTGAAGCCCCATTGATATCTCGTTGGCAACGCTCATGCTCAAAAATTGGCTTTCTGGATCCTGCATTACTATTCCGATTGTGGGCACCATTGGGCCTTTGCCGAATATCTTGTATTCGTCGCCTGTTTTTTTGACTTCGGTTACTTTCTCGCCAAATACCTCGACGCTCCCTGTGATATTCTCTTCGACGTTTGACCTGAGCCGCATTTGATGCGGTATGAGCCCTGCAATCGTATAGCACAGGGTGGTTTTGCCTGCACCGCTTGAGCCTGCTATTCCGAAGAATTCGCCTGCCTCTATCTCCAAGTTGATGTTCTTTAGTGCATAGTCGCCCTTTATGCCTGTGAAATTGGGGTATCTCCAGCTCAAATTGCTTATCTTTACAGCTTGCATTGCAGCCACTTTTTTGTATGTAATTGCCTATGCGTATGCCATGTATAGCGGTGCCAACGCTATTGCAATGCCTACGCCAAGCATTATGTAATCCCTTGCGATCAGGCGCTTCTGCTCCACTAACAATGAAAGGTGCTTTGAAGTTGAGAAGCCCCTTGCTTCAAGGGCGTTGCCCACGTCTACGGATCTTTTTATTATAAGCGTTGTTACAGGGATTGACAGCATTGCGAATTCCTTTGCCTTTTTCAGCAGGTTGGAATTTGTCGCAGATGCGCCTCTGGCGAATTGTGCCTGCCGCACTAGCGCCAGGTCTTCAGCCATTATGTTGAAGCTCCTTGAAATCAGCGAGACAAAGAATACTGCCTTGAACGGCACCTTAAGCCTGTTCAAAGTGGCTATTATGTCTGAGTCCCTTATGCTCATTAACGTCAATAGCGTGAGCAGCACCATTGCCGCATATCCTGTAATCTTTCCTATCCCAACATACAAAGAGAGGGTAGTAACCTTTAGTGTCATTCCCAGTAGAGAGACCGATAATAGTACGGTAGTGCCGATTTGGTTGAATACAATCCACCACAGGAACATTACAAAAAGCGCTATTATTATGACCCCTAGGTAGCTTTTTACAAGGAACTTTATCGTGTGCGTCTCTGCCAAGAATGCCAATGCAAAGGCAAGAACCACAATGTTGTACGCCAGGAATGGCACCTGCCTGTCTATCGATACCACTACTCCGATAGATACTAGGATGAGCAGCAGCAGCTTTATTAGCGGGTTCAGGTTTACGTATATGGAATCGGCTTTTGCTGAAAACAGTATGGTTTTTATGTACTTCTTTCCAGACCTGTTGCTGCCCTCTTCGTTCATGATACCCAACCCGTATTTATCAGGCCAAAGCGCTCTACTACAGGAGTGACGTACTTTGCCAGAAACGGCGCTATCAGCAGCACTATCGCGTCTCCCAGTATCCATAGGCCGGCACCAAGCAGATATGCGCCAGCAGGCACAAATCCAAGCGCGACAAGCACCCAGACGCCCCATAATCCGCCGATTATGTTGGTTATACCCATTACCCATATCGCAAACCATGCTGCGGATTTTTTGCTGCGAAGTATGTCCCTGCCAAGAGGGTCAACGCCATGCTTGTTTAGATAGCCCCTGTAAAGAAGGAATATGAGCAACGCAGGCACGAGATCGCCTATGCTGAATGCCAGGGCAGGGATTATAGGCAAGCCAGTAAGCAGGCCGGAGCCAACAACCGAGCCTATCCAGGCGCCTGCTATCCCCCAGATGCCCCACCAAAGCGTAAATACGACGAAAAACGGGTATGCCCAGTATAGGAAACCTATACCTGGACCGACCACAGGGGTTGCTGCTGCTCCAAGCCAAGAAAGAAGGATTACCACAGCGATTTGTATGGCAAAAAGCGCATATTGCGTTGTAGTAAGCTTCGGTCCTTTCCATTTTAGTGTGTACTGGGAATAGTTCACACTAGGGTTTGAATTTACCATAGACACCCACCAACCAGTTCATAGCAGATATGGGAGCTTCATTTTAAATATTTTGCGCTTGTGTCGCATCTTGCAAAAGCTGCAGCGCTTTGGCTATCTGCCGTATATCTTTGCTGCTTCCTCAAGAACCTTTGCTGAAAACAATTCTTTCCAGTCTTCGCCGCTTTCGATTTTTGCTTCGCATCCCGCAGCTTGCGGATGACCGCCGCCGCCAAGCGCGACTGCAAGCTTTGAGCAGTCGATCGCTTTGCCTGACCTCAGACTCACTTTTCCCGAGTCAGTATTTACAAATATTGCAATGTCTGCCTTTAGCTCGTCTGCTATTATAGTACATGCCTGCGTGCTGCCAAGATGCTTGCTATAGCCTATGCCTAATATCAAGTTGCCAACACTGTGCTTTTCAAGGCTTTCCTCAAGCGCTTTTATATTGAGCTCTGAATCCTTCAGATAGCTGGCGTATGCCTCCTTTGTTATGCTGTTCTTGTAGTTGCCCTTTGCAAATTCCGAAACCAAATCCCTGAGCTTTGCGGTGTTGCCTTGATTGTAGTTTATGTATGTTATTGCTCCGGTTATTTCAAAAAGCAGGGGGTCAAGCTGTTCGTTTCTTATGTTGAAGTCTGCATAATGGGCAATGTTCGCCAGATACGTGCCATACTCCTTGTCTGCTTCGTTTTCAAATAGCTCTTTATACACAAGCTCTGTTGCGCAATAGTTCTTATTCTCTCCTGCAACCAGGTATATGCATTCTGAGCCTATCTCACTAACTGCACTGTCGCTCCATGGATGGTGGTCTATCCAAGCGACTTTGTTCCCTTCGCCTTTTAACCAATGCATAAGCCCCTTTAATACGTCTATGGCGCTGTCATTTACGCTCATATCGGTAAAAATTATGAAAGAGTTGTGCAGCTTTGCTGTCTTAAGCTCGCTGATCATCTTGTCAATGTCCTGCCGCATATAATTGCCAAAGAATATCCTTTCTTTCGGCACGCCTGCGTAATGCATGAACATTGCAGCGCTGCCCATGCCGTCAAAATCGGCAATATGCGTTACATTGTATATGGAAGCCTTATTGCTTTTTATAAGCTCACGAAAGTCTGCTCTGCTCATCATGCTATCGCATCTTAGAATGTAATTGGAGTATAGCCTTCGTCTATGCTTTTTGTTATGTATTCGCCTGCCTTTACAAGACTTACCTTCTTCCCGAGCTTGTCCTCAACTTTGGCGCCCTGGGCAACGAATATGCATGCCGACGGCTTTTCACTTCCAAAGGAGTCTTCTATGAGCTTTGACAGTTCTTCGTCATTGGCTATAGCCACCTCGCTCTGGCCGAAGAAGAGTATTCTTACGTCGTGTCCTGCCTGCTTTTGCCTTGCGCTGAAGTTTATCCCAAGGCTTATCTTGTCCTTCTCCTTGCTCGATATTATTGACAGTATTTTAGTCATCTTTATCACCACCATCCGGGAGCTTTTCTATTATCTCGCTCATTTCCGCGTAATGCTTCTTTATTATTGGCTCCGCCCTTGGCCCTAGCATCTTTTCGGTATTTATTTTGCACAGATTCATTGCTTCTTTTAAGCCTTCTTTTGTAGGATTCTTTATATCAACGTTGCACTTCCTGAAAGCATCTCCCACGAAGAGCTTCACCCTTGCCCTGAGCTCCTTTTTGGGAATTTCCTGCCCCAGTGCCTTGTTTATTTCCACGTTTGCTGTCTCGAAGCAGTTTATGAGGCGTTCTACTGCAACTTCCGGCTTTATCCCGTTGACGCGCACTTTAGCCATTCGGACCACTGAAATATATTACATTATTGTAGCTAAATTATTTACCTTCGAATTCTTTTATAAGACGTAAATACTTGCGAATCAAAGCATTTTTAGATTTTAAAGCTTATTTGTCTGCTTGCGTGATTTAATGGAAAATGAATTGGTTATATGCTGCATGGATAGAAGGTTGAACAATTTCCTTGAGAATGAGTACGGCAGTGCAATCGTTATTAGGAATGCGGGCGCGAATGCTGCACCGATTATGCAAATGGCAAAGCGCATCGTCGAGGATAATGATATAGGTGCAATAACGCTCATAACACATGACGACTGCGGTGCGATGGGCAAGGTATACTCTGTGCTTAAAAATGGCGGTTCTGCTACTGAAGACCTGAAAGAAGCATTGATAAATCAGTTTAATGGCGTTAATTTTAGCACTAGGGAGGAGCTCGAAGAAAAGAATACCGAATTGCAGCTCAATGCGCTAAAGAAGGAGTTTAAGGATATAAAAGTGGTGGCAAAGCCGGTAAAGATGTCTAACATAAAGGTGCCAGAAGACACAAAAGAGCACAAGCTTTTAGTGTTCAGCCCTGGAAAGCCGGATTACAGCAGGGCTTTCAAAAGCCTTGGCTTCGAGCCGTGGCAGTGTTACGTAGTGCAGGGCTCCGTGGGCAACACGCTGCCGGATATGGAGTTGGCAGTCACAGACCTGCATGCGAAGGATGTCTCTTTTATTGTTGGGAATAAGGATAATCCAAGGGATGTAAAACGTGACTTGGATATGGCTTCGCTAAGACTTTCAGGCATTGGCGCAGAAGTAAAAAGATGCGACATAAGGTCTGTAAAGAAAAACTTTGCATGAATGGAAGGATAGTGATTTGCGCTTTGCGCTTGCTGTTTTCTGGGCTGCATGCTCCAGGCTGCAGCGCATTGCCCTGGATGCTTTTTAAGTCCAGTACAGAAAGCTAATAATTGTTTGCGCGTATGTAATTTCGTGAGCGCATGATAAAGGATATAAAAAAGCTTTATTCTGAGTATTGGAAGCACGAGCAGATAAGGCTTAAGCAGGACCCTTATCATTCCATAGAATTTAGCACAACTTACATGTTCCTGGAAAAGTACCTCCCAAAAAGCGGCATTGTGCTTGATGCTGGCGGAGGGACCGGCATTTATGCAATAGGGCTGGCAATGAAAGGCTATGATGTGACTTTGCTGGACATATCGCGCCACAATATAGCAGTAGCAAAGAAGGACATAAAGCGTGAAGGCGTTAAGGAAAAAGTAAAGGCGATGGTCGGCGATATAACAGACCTTTCAGAATTCAAGGATTCCGCTTTTGATGCAGTCTTATGCCTTGGCGGGCCTTTGTCTTTGGTCTATGGCAAATACAAAAGGCGGAAAGCGATATCAGAACTTGTAAGGGTGGCGAAGCCTAGCGCGCCGATATTCATATCAGTAATGAACAGGTATGGCTCCATGTCGCTAGCTCCAAGCAAGTGGCCTGACGAAGTGGCGACAAGCAATTTCGAAAGCGTAGCGACAAAAGGTGAGGATAGGATGTGGATTGGTAAATACTATTGCCATTTCTTTTCGCCGGAAGAATTTGTCAGTGAATTTGAACGCTCTTCGAAGGGAGCCAAGATAATAAATCTTGCAGGCCTTGAAGGGCTGGCAACTCCATCAATAAATGCAATTAATGAGCTTGCAAAGAACAAAAAGGCTTGGAAGAACTGGCTGGACATGCATTATAGGTTATGCACAAAGCCGGAGGTCGTGGGAATAAGCGCACACATGCTCCTAGTTGCAAGGAAAGCATAACGCACTGCTGTGACGATAAAATTGCATCTAGCACGACATTCCGAGATGATTGCGGTTAAGCTGTGCGCCATGCAGTGGGCCTGGAGAGATTTGAACTCTCGACCTACGGCTTATAAGACCGCCGCTCTGACCAGGCTGAGCTACAAGCCCATTGCTGCAGAAAGTTTATGGTGAAAAGCATATTTATTACTTTTGAAAAGCCTGCCTGCAGGCTCATCATGGTATTGTAAGGTTGTTATGCACGTAGCTTGGCTTTTGCGGTACTGCAGGGGTGCCGCCAGTATAGTTTACTATCTCAAGTATCCTCAGTGGGTATGTGCCGTTGACTAGGTTTATCCCAGGCGTAGAAGTGGCGTTTGGATAGACCTGGACAAACCCTGGCAGGGTGCCAAACATAAAGCCCCTATAGAAGTTAGAGTTGTAGAATTCAGTAGGAGCGTCGGTTATGTTGTCATTGGGCGCATTTGGTGTGTACGCAACAAAGTATTCAACAAAAGGTACTCCTCCCAGCGAAACCTCTCCCAGGTCGTACGATAGGGGTATCAAGGCGTTTATTTGCGTGCCGTTGCTGTAGTAAAGCTGCAGGTCGCCATTCTTTGTAGGTACTGTGCTTGCGCATACTGTGCTGTTCGATATCGAAGCGCCGGTAAGCAGGTACGTTTTTATGTACTGCACTGTGCTGTTTGACATAGAGCAGTAGTAATTAATGCTCTGCGAAATGCCTGTTTGGTTCGGAGGAAGCAAAGCCGCAAGGGGAAGAAGCGCGTACTGCGGGTCGTGCGCCAGCTCACATGGCGAATAGCCGAGCGCATACGGGACTGGAGGGCTTAGCGAAGCGCCCTCTGCTATTGCAAATGCCCTTGAAGTGGCATTTATATGCACGCATGCCAGGAAGTCAAGCGCCTGCCATTTTTGTATCAGGCCCTGGTCAAAAACGACATAACGGGTTTGGTTTGTATCCATCATGTTCCTAAGGTTGGCTGCACTGTAGTTCTCTTTCGGGCCCAAGACATAGTTTGCCGCTACGGCGTAATCCTCGGTTGGCTCTGCATTGTCACCGCGTATAACTGCATTGCTATGGCCGAACCAGTTTATCCAGTCGCCATAGTCCCACCATGCCAAAACCCTGGGTGCATTTGGGCCGACATTTGTGCGCATCCATGCGGTAGCAGAGAGCCAATAGCTTGGCACCACATTGCAGAACAGGTCATACCCTATGCTTGAAACCCTGGCTAAAGTATTGCATGCTGTTGCTGGGCTTGCAGAGTATATGCCATTCGACTCTAGCGCCGATACGACGCTGCTTATTTCGCCCAGCATCAGGCTGCCCGTGAGAAGAGTGCCTGCTATG
This genomic interval carries:
- a CDS encoding LD-carboxypeptidase; protein product: MHEDILKPPRLRRGGTIKIIAPSSAATSTTGLPNAIKFIEQNGFRVSLSYSIIRESPTRYLTAGDNTRTTEIENAFKSDKVDGIMVLQGGAGAIDILNAIDYDVIMDHPKVFIGYSDITLLQLAFMKKAHLPTFQGPMLFDLAEEDEVAKRHNWSTLMGMVSEGKTLSLKNPIESGWSKVITPGTASGRLMGGNLTMFSLLVGTDYIPSTENKILFFEDVNMEPWMLDNILSSLVLKGILQKANGFVFGEFPNNAVQQIVQTSGPTSYLFKNLFIEDYINANMHSTIQDTLNSKIPKKPSFIEYACCHGKYITTIPLGIKVEINADESTIEMQERAVD
- a CDS encoding energy-coupling factor transporter ATPase produces the protein MQAVKISNLSWRYPNFTGIKGDYALKNINLEIEAGEFFGIAGSSGAGKTTLCYTIAGLIPHQMRLRSNVEENITGSVEVFGEKVTEVKKTGDEYKIFGKGPMVPTIGIVMQDPESQFLSMSVANEISMGLQFMGLEENEIKDRMKEALSLVGLSELYPNAASVHPSELSGGQKQRLIIASFLAMQPKLLILDEPTSDLDPAGKLEVINTIASLKKRLDITVILVEHNPEVMLKFADRMAIMSNGEIVAVDIPENIYSNKQLTASYNIYTPEVSELSEYFSINEKPKYAFGTSSAGFHVDRKMPKQEKPIIKAANLGFAYEDGTVAISNLNMEINAGEMVALIGQNGSGKSTISKIIAGILKHSSGTLDVAGISVHSNKARRSMPNHVGYVFQNPDHQIFTRSVREEILYGLKNIGVTGPEAERRTEEVLKRVGLYDKIDEDPLFLGRGQKRRLAVASSIAMHPDILIVDEPTTGQDYKMSKEIMDILAELNASGTTIILITHDMRIVAEYCRHVMVMRKGRIIFDGTPEKLFMDDSILELSSLEMPQSARISKSMMNKGVLSEPLISAKEWLEFFSFIKSKNKIEFYTYEKLEQSAARLADTIIEKYGSPSTIIYIERGGMAITELLGRKLKSAKMLGIRASYYDDSGNAKANVELYGVPKKLPKQSSYILIVDELVDSGKTMSKVAEEVKKHAKGAKVVTCALIKKVHSSFEPDVFLEELPKEAWVVFDYEENEAKATFKNSNPVLTDIIKEHFDSTTKNSGFWKMHKAAAMDANRFGEQAQGTIAYTTDSLLWARILSDWLGVKRLKALESAEDLGQIQHDSKTVIIATAKSNGILHKCESLALQDHNIIVLPRPD
- a CDS encoding energy-coupling factor transporter transmembrane protein EcfT is translated as MNEEGSNRSGKKYIKTILFSAKADSIYVNLNPLIKLLLLILVSIGVVVSIDRQVPFLAYNIVVLAFALAFLAETHTIKFLVKSYLGVIIIALFVMFLWWIVFNQIGTTVLLSVSLLGMTLKVTTLSLYVGIGKITGYAAMVLLTLLTLMSIRDSDIIATLNRLKVPFKAVFFVSLISRSFNIMAEDLALVRQAQFARGASATNSNLLKKAKEFAMLSIPVTTLIIKRSVDVGNALEARGFSTSKHLSLLVEQKRLIARDYIMLGVGIAIALAPLYMAYA
- a CDS encoding DHHA1 domain-containing protein, with protein sequence MMSRADFRELIKSNKASIYNVTHIADFDGMGSAAMFMHYAGVPKERIFFGNYMRQDIDKMISELKTAKLHNSFIIFTDMSVNDSAIDVLKGLMHWLKGEGNKVAWIDHHPWSDSAVSEIGSECIYLVAGENKNYCATELVYKELFENEADKEYGTYLANIAHYADFNIRNEQLDPLLFEITGAITYINYNQGNTAKLRDLVSEFAKGNYKNSITKEAYASYLKDSELNIKALEESLEKHSVGNLILGIGYSKHLGSTQACTIIADELKADIAIFVNTDSGKVSLRSGKAIDCSKLAVALGGGGHPQAAGCEAKIESGEDWKELFSAKVLEEAAKIYGR
- a CDS encoding class I SAM-dependent methyltransferase, translating into MIKDIKKLYSEYWKHEQIRLKQDPYHSIEFSTTYMFLEKYLPKSGIVLDAGGGTGIYAIGLAMKGYDVTLLDISRHNIAVAKKDIKREGVKEKVKAMVGDITDLSEFKDSAFDAVLCLGGPLSLVYGKYKRRKAISELVRVAKPSAPIFISVMNRYGSMSLAPSKWPDEVATSNFESVATKGEDRMWIGKYYCHFFSPEEFVSEFERSSKGAKIINLAGLEGLATPSINAINELAKNKKAWKNWLDMHYRLCTKPEVVGISAHMLLVARKA